The following coding sequences are from one Pirellulales bacterium window:
- a CDS encoding metallophosphoesterase family protein, which produces MKRALISDIHSNLEALEAVLADIRQQGASQIYCLGDIIGYGPNPRECIDLVMDCDACILGNHDQGAMFDPEGFNSGAERAIFWTREQLENPAGDPKQNLKRWDFLGELPRNKRENGFLFVHGSARNPLNEYVFPEDIYNQRKMQKIFDLIERHCFQGHTHVPGVFTQSLNFLSPEEINYQYRLSDDKTMVNVGSVGQPRDGDSRACYVILEDDLVTFRRVNYPFDKTIEKIYNTPELDNFLGDRLREGR; this is translated from the coding sequence GTGAAGCGCGCGCTCATCAGCGATATCCATTCGAATCTCGAGGCGCTAGAGGCGGTGCTGGCCGATATTCGCCAGCAAGGCGCCAGCCAGATTTATTGCCTGGGCGACATCATTGGCTACGGCCCTAACCCGCGCGAATGCATCGATCTGGTGATGGATTGCGATGCGTGCATCCTCGGCAACCACGACCAAGGGGCGATGTTCGATCCGGAAGGCTTTAACTCGGGCGCCGAGCGGGCCATTTTTTGGACGCGCGAGCAGTTGGAGAATCCCGCGGGCGATCCCAAGCAGAACCTCAAGCGCTGGGATTTTTTGGGCGAGTTGCCGCGCAACAAGCGCGAGAACGGTTTTTTGTTTGTGCATGGCTCGGCGCGAAATCCGCTCAACGAGTATGTCTTTCCCGAAGACATCTACAATCAACGAAAGATGCAAAAGATCTTCGATTTGATTGAGCGGCATTGCTTTCAGGGGCACACGCACGTGCCGGGCGTGTTCACGCAGAGCTTGAACTTTTTAAGCCCCGAGGAGATCAATTACCAATACCGGCTGTCGGACGACAAAACGATGGTCAACGTCGGATCGGTGGGGCAGCCGCGCGACGGCGATTCGCGGGCGTGCTATGTGATCTTGGAAGACGATTTGGTGACGTTCCGGCGGGTGAATTACCCCTTCGATAAAACGATTGAAAAGATATACAACACGCCGGAACTCGATAACTTTCTGGGCGATCGCCTCCGCGAGGGCCGTTGA
- the rbsK gene encoding ribokinase encodes MSITSNIIVLGSANTDLVVRSPRLPRPGATILGGEFYQAAGGKGANQAIAAARAATAPVLFVAALGDDAFGKTALAGFQQENLDARFVRVISGAHSGVALILVDERGENMISVASGANWLLAPEDIDRVPDEVFASAKVFLTSLETPLPTVLYGLRRARQHGLVTILNPAPADRAIVDSQVLELVDVLTPNEHEAAALTGVELSSNDAVLAAARVLQSLGIKKVIVTLGERGSVVVEERAHWIDAERVEAVDATAAGDAFNGALAAQMAEGSSLAAAARWAGCAAALAVTRRGAQPSLPHRREIDDFAARRSGR; translated from the coding sequence ATGAGCATCACCTCCAACATCATTGTGCTAGGGTCCGCCAACACCGATCTGGTGGTGCGCTCCCCACGTTTGCCGCGACCGGGTGCAACGATCCTCGGCGGCGAGTTTTATCAGGCCGCCGGCGGCAAGGGGGCCAATCAGGCGATTGCCGCCGCGCGCGCCGCCACCGCGCCAGTCCTATTCGTTGCGGCGCTGGGCGACGATGCGTTTGGCAAGACGGCACTCGCCGGTTTTCAACAGGAGAACCTCGACGCGCGCTTTGTCCGCGTGATTTCTGGCGCGCATAGCGGCGTGGCGCTGATCCTCGTCGACGAGCGCGGCGAGAACATGATTAGCGTGGCCTCCGGCGCCAATTGGTTGCTCGCGCCCGAAGACATCGATCGAGTGCCCGACGAGGTGTTTGCCAGCGCCAAGGTCTTTTTGACCAGCCTCGAAACGCCGCTGCCAACAGTGCTGTACGGATTGCGGCGGGCGCGACAGCACGGACTAGTCACCATCCTGAACCCGGCGCCTGCCGATCGCGCGATTGTCGATAGCCAAGTCTTGGAACTGGTCGATGTGCTGACCCCCAACGAGCATGAAGCGGCGGCGCTGACCGGAGTGGAGTTGTCGAGCAACGACGCCGTTTTGGCCGCGGCGCGTGTGTTGCAATCGCTGGGCATCAAGAAAGTGATTGTCACCCTGGGGGAGCGCGGCTCGGTCGTGGTCGAAGAACGCGCGCACTGGATCGATGCGGAGCGAGTCGAAGCGGTTGACGCCACGGCGGCGGGAGACGCGTTCAACGGCGCCCTGGCGGCGCAAATGGCCGAGGGGAGTTCGCTGGCTGCGGCGGCCCGTTGGGCCGGCTGTGCCGCGGCCTTGGCGGTCACCCGGCGCGGGGCTCAACCGTCGCTGCCGCATCGAAGGGAAATCGACGACTTTGCCGCCCGCCGCTCAGGTCGCTAA
- a CDS encoding 50S ribosome-binding GTPase — protein MYHAQDTIAAVASAAGGAARGVVRISGAAAFSCLQGVVDESAAQRLRELKRPHVVAAQLSVREGAALVPCQIWAWPTERSYTREPLAEIHTVGSPPLLAATLVALCRQGARLAEPGEFTLRAFLSGRIDLTQAEGVLGVIAATGEPALRAALAQLAGGLSRPLVALRDQLADLLAELEAGLDFVEEDIEFISAVELRRRLQDAANSCDAIAAQVRGRSELADLPRVAIVGAPNAGKSSLFNRLAGKERAIVSPIAGATRDYLAARVQFGEQPCLVIDTAGQSDLAVGEIDALAQTHSAEQQRGAEVQVLCVDGSDTVAIAALTGESKDSGQLVVLTKSDLTPGGASAPAAPPIRVNSLSGEGIGELRSRIAEVLAMRRDNSGLAVAGTALRAAESVRQAGESIARAEQLAHSADGQELIAAEVRVALSELGKVVGAVYTDDLLDRIFSRFCIGK, from the coding sequence GTGTACCACGCGCAAGACACGATCGCCGCCGTCGCCAGCGCCGCGGGCGGCGCGGCGCGCGGCGTGGTGCGGATCAGCGGCGCAGCGGCGTTTTCTTGTCTGCAGGGCGTGGTGGATGAAAGCGCGGCGCAGCGACTGCGCGAGCTCAAACGGCCGCATGTCGTGGCGGCGCAATTGAGCGTGCGCGAGGGCGCGGCGCTCGTACCGTGCCAAATCTGGGCCTGGCCCACCGAGCGCAGCTACACGCGCGAGCCGTTGGCGGAGATTCACACGGTTGGCTCACCTCCCTTGTTGGCCGCCACGCTCGTGGCATTGTGTCGACAGGGCGCACGGCTGGCCGAGCCGGGGGAGTTCACGCTGCGGGCGTTCTTGTCAGGACGCATCGACCTGACGCAGGCCGAAGGCGTATTGGGCGTCATCGCCGCGACAGGCGAGCCGGCGCTGCGCGCGGCGCTGGCGCAGCTCGCGGGGGGACTCTCGCGTCCGTTGGTGGCGCTGCGCGATCAATTGGCCGACTTGTTGGCCGAATTGGAGGCGGGGCTCGATTTCGTCGAGGAAGACATTGAGTTTATTTCCGCGGTCGAGTTGCGCCGGCGGTTGCAGGATGCCGCCAATTCGTGCGATGCAATCGCCGCGCAGGTGCGCGGTCGGAGCGAACTGGCCGATTTGCCGCGTGTGGCGATCGTCGGCGCGCCCAATGCGGGCAAGAGCAGTCTCTTCAACCGACTAGCAGGGAAGGAGCGAGCTATTGTTTCGCCGATCGCTGGCGCCACACGCGATTACCTTGCCGCGCGCGTCCAATTTGGCGAGCAGCCGTGCCTGGTGATCGACACTGCGGGCCAAAGCGATCTAGCGGTCGGCGAAATCGACGCGCTGGCGCAAACACATTCGGCCGAGCAGCAACGCGGCGCAGAAGTGCAGGTTCTGTGCGTCGACGGCAGCGATACCGTGGCAATTGCGGCGCTGACGGGTGAAAGCAAGGACTCCGGACAATTGGTCGTACTCACCAAGTCCGATCTCACGCCCGGCGGAGCCTCTGCGCCGGCTGCGCCACCTATCCGCGTCAACAGCCTCTCTGGCGAAGGGATCGGCGAGCTGAGGTCGAGAATCGCCGAAGTCCTGGCCATGCGCCGCGACAATTCGGGCCTCGCAGTCGCCGGCACAGCGCTGCGCGCCGCGGAGAGTGTGCGGCAGGCTGGCGAATCGATCGCGCGGGCGGAACAATTGGCGCACAGCGCCGATGGCCAGGAGTTGATCGCCGCCGAGGTACGCGTTGCGCTGTCTGAACTGGGCAAGGTGGTGGGCGCCGTGTACACCGATGACTTGTTGGATCGCATCTTCAGTCGCTTTTGCATAGGAAAATGA
- a CDS encoding YidC/Oxa1 family insertase periplasmic-domain containing protein has product MEKRLASFMAIAIAILLANALITNWLFPPKPKPAAQKMAEAQAAADAAAKEAAPEPDVDGTDKAAASETSDPATPEAAAETPQVDAEPETPEERITLGSIDEASGYRLLVTLVNRGAAVERIELANPQYLDQEERSGYLGHLAAFDAENQPGAVVGVVGRGTPAEKAGLKAGDIITALGPAKITSGAALEAAMRRTRPGQSLSIGVVREGKEQTLQTELSRPPMEVIRPSNLPELLKTWERSDPDMLRPSWDESRPSFLLTLQQLDDRRLGEAAGELRGLNLEEGTWELVEGASDAQAEFRRAVGDTGLVIVKRYELEKARGAKDPPGYHLTLTVEIRNTSPSARQVAYRLNGPNGLPTEGWWYSSKLNRSGWGGAGPRDVVSGTWEDGSVSSSLTSTAIIVAAEAHEAHRGANVAYLGIDAQFFSAVMLPKKSKPEENWIHQWQPAVIGPIPKESDKTRLANVSFQLTSDTVALEPTASVSHAYTIFAGPKKPDIVAAYGLSDLIYYGWFGQVARPMAGLLHIFYALIRNYGLAIILLTVLVRSAMMPLSRKQAMSAQKMQELQPELKKLQDKYKNDMEARSKAQRELFLKHNYNPLGGCLLMFIQLPIFIGLYRSLSADVALRGAPLLWDGGWCSNLAAPDMLFRWNFLPNFLLGWLGPYFNLLPVITIVLFIWQQKMFMPPPTDEQAAMQQKMMQYMMVFIGVMFFKVPSGLCIYFIASSLWGLAERKLLPKSNAAAAAPVPAVAPTARSSSAPGGNGSGRAGDRKKQRDRR; this is encoded by the coding sequence ATGGAAAAGCGTTTAGCGAGCTTCATGGCCATTGCCATCGCCATTTTGTTGGCGAACGCGCTGATCACCAACTGGCTGTTTCCGCCCAAGCCGAAGCCAGCGGCGCAAAAAATGGCCGAGGCCCAGGCCGCCGCCGACGCGGCGGCAAAGGAGGCAGCGCCAGAGCCAGACGTGGATGGCACGGACAAAGCGGCGGCTAGCGAGACCAGCGATCCTGCGACTCCGGAGGCAGCGGCCGAAACGCCGCAGGTCGACGCTGAGCCGGAGACTCCCGAAGAGCGAATCACCCTCGGCTCTATTGACGAGGCGAGCGGATACCGCTTGCTGGTCACGCTGGTCAATCGCGGGGCGGCTGTCGAGCGGATCGAACTGGCGAATCCTCAGTATTTGGATCAAGAAGAGCGCTCGGGCTATCTGGGCCATTTGGCGGCGTTTGACGCCGAGAACCAGCCCGGCGCTGTTGTTGGCGTGGTGGGGCGAGGGACGCCGGCGGAAAAGGCTGGCCTGAAGGCAGGAGACATCATCACCGCGCTGGGACCGGCCAAGATCACCAGCGGCGCGGCGCTGGAGGCGGCCATGCGGCGCACACGCCCCGGCCAATCACTGTCGATTGGCGTCGTGCGCGAAGGCAAAGAGCAAACGCTTCAAACAGAGCTGAGCCGTCCGCCGATGGAGGTGATCCGGCCGAGTAATTTGCCTGAGTTGCTCAAGACATGGGAGCGGAGCGATCCCGACATGCTGCGTCCCTCATGGGACGAAAGCCGGCCGTCGTTCCTGCTCACGTTGCAGCAATTGGACGACCGACGCCTGGGGGAAGCAGCGGGGGAACTGCGTGGCCTGAATCTGGAGGAAGGAACCTGGGAACTGGTTGAAGGCGCCAGCGACGCGCAGGCGGAGTTTCGTCGCGCCGTCGGCGACACGGGCCTTGTGATCGTCAAGCGGTACGAACTGGAGAAGGCGCGCGGCGCGAAGGATCCACCCGGCTATCACCTCACGCTGACTGTTGAAATTCGCAATACGTCGCCCAGTGCGCGGCAAGTGGCGTATCGCCTGAATGGGCCCAACGGCCTGCCGACCGAAGGTTGGTGGTATTCGAGCAAGTTGAACCGATCGGGCTGGGGGGGCGCCGGTCCGCGCGACGTGGTTTCGGGCACGTGGGAAGATGGCTCGGTGTCCAGCAGCCTGACTAGCACCGCCATCATAGTGGCTGCCGAAGCGCATGAGGCGCATCGCGGCGCCAATGTGGCCTATCTGGGCATCGACGCGCAATTCTTTTCGGCCGTCATGCTGCCCAAGAAGTCGAAGCCGGAAGAGAACTGGATTCACCAGTGGCAACCAGCGGTGATTGGTCCCATCCCCAAGGAGAGCGACAAGACGCGGCTGGCGAACGTTTCGTTTCAGTTGACGAGCGACACCGTGGCGCTTGAGCCGACGGCGAGCGTGAGCCACGCGTACACGATTTTCGCCGGACCGAAGAAGCCCGATATTGTGGCGGCGTATGGGCTGTCGGACCTGATTTATTACGGTTGGTTCGGTCAGGTGGCGCGGCCGATGGCGGGACTATTGCACATCTTTTATGCGCTGATACGCAACTACGGTCTGGCGATCATTCTGCTGACTGTGCTGGTGCGGTCGGCGATGATGCCGCTCAGCCGCAAGCAGGCGATGAGCGCCCAGAAGATGCAAGAGTTGCAGCCAGAGCTCAAGAAGCTGCAAGACAAATACAAGAACGACATGGAAGCCCGCAGCAAGGCGCAGCGCGAGCTGTTTCTCAAGCACAACTACAACCCGCTGGGCGGGTGCTTGTTGATGTTCATTCAGTTGCCGATCTTCATTGGCCTGTATCGCTCGCTGTCGGCCGATGTCGCCTTGCGCGGCGCTCCCTTGTTGTGGGACGGCGGATGGTGTTCGAACTTGGCCGCGCCCGACATGTTGTTTCGCTGGAACTTTCTGCCGAACTTCCTGCTGGGCTGGCTCGGCCCGTACTTCAACTTGCTGCCGGTCATCACCATCGTGTTGTTTATCTGGCAGCAGAAGATGTTCATGCCGCCGCCGACCGACGAACAGGCCGCGATGCAGCAAAAGATGATGCAGTACATGATGGTCTTCATCGGTGTCATGTTCTTCAAAGTCCCCAGCGGCTTGTGCATTTATTTCATCGCTTCGAGTCTGTGGGGACTGGCCGAACGCAAGCTGCTGCCCAAGTCGAATGCGGCAGCCGCGGCGCCAGTGCCCGCCGTGGCGCCGACTGCGAGAAGCTCATCAGCCCCTGGTGGCAATGGCAGCGGGCGCGCGGGCGATCGCAAGAAGCAGCGCGACAGGCGGTAG
- a CDS encoding aldehyde dehydrogenase family protein, with protein MSVATQAALYREQTRNVTTHEEIDRALASLEQGKSRWRKLSIGERVNLAQACLDGMYTVAEDWINRACAAKGIEPGDPARAEEVGNGPMATARYLRLLMQSLQDIDRHGVPQLPGEIVTGPDGRLRVQVVPTKGLFDGIAFQGFKAHVWQQPGVTRENLRETQATYYQRGCVDEGISLVLGAGNVSSIPPTDAFSKLFHDGKVVLLKMNPVNEYLGPVLERAFAPLIQGGYLRIIYGGADVGAYATQHALVDEVHITGSALSHNTIVWGPPGEDRERRMAAGDPLLKKEITSELGNVTPWIVVPAQYTDRELRFQAENLASTIVNNASFNCIATKMVVTCRSWPQREQFLGYLKQVLAGVQPRQAYYPGAEERYRKFANGEPQGCSAGALPWKFVADVNPERDPLYFEEESFVSVFAETAIEADDSLRFLSRATDFANNRLWGTLGAAVMLPPRLRKEPGFEAAYQKMLADLRYGTIGVNHWPALSYAMMSTPWGGYPGGTLQDPQSGIGWVHNTYMLERAEKSVLEGPLTMFPKPIWFPSNRGAEGTVRKVLDLYRNPSIWKLPGLMLAAIRT; from the coding sequence ATGAGCGTCGCCACGCAAGCCGCCTTGTATCGCGAACAAACCCGCAATGTGACCACGCATGAGGAGATCGACCGCGCGCTGGCCTCACTGGAGCAAGGCAAGTCGCGCTGGCGCAAGCTGTCGATCGGCGAGCGTGTGAATCTAGCGCAGGCTTGCCTCGATGGCATGTACACCGTGGCGGAGGATTGGATCAACCGCGCCTGCGCCGCCAAGGGCATCGAACCGGGCGATCCCGCCCGGGCCGAGGAGGTGGGCAATGGTCCCATGGCCACCGCGCGTTACTTGCGCTTGTTGATGCAAAGTCTGCAAGATATCGACCGCCACGGCGTGCCGCAGTTGCCGGGCGAGATCGTCACCGGTCCTGATGGGCGACTGCGGGTGCAAGTGGTGCCAACCAAGGGGCTGTTCGACGGCATTGCCTTCCAAGGCTTCAAGGCCCATGTGTGGCAGCAGCCAGGGGTCACACGCGAGAATCTGCGCGAGACGCAGGCGACCTACTATCAGCGTGGCTGCGTCGATGAGGGCATCTCGCTGGTGCTTGGCGCCGGCAACGTCTCCAGCATTCCGCCCACCGACGCCTTCAGCAAATTGTTCCACGATGGCAAGGTGGTGCTACTGAAGATGAACCCGGTCAACGAGTATCTCGGACCGGTGCTCGAGCGCGCGTTCGCGCCCCTGATTCAGGGTGGCTACCTGCGAATTATCTATGGTGGCGCCGATGTCGGGGCGTACGCCACGCAGCATGCCTTGGTCGACGAAGTGCATATCACCGGTTCGGCGCTGTCGCACAACACAATCGTCTGGGGGCCACCAGGCGAAGACCGCGAGCGCCGCATGGCTGCCGGCGATCCGCTTTTGAAAAAAGAAATCACCAGCGAACTGGGCAATGTCACCCCGTGGATCGTGGTTCCGGCGCAGTACACCGACAGAGAGCTGCGTTTTCAGGCGGAGAACCTTGCTTCGACGATCGTCAACAACGCCTCGTTCAACTGCATCGCCACCAAGATGGTGGTCACCTGCCGCAGTTGGCCGCAGCGTGAGCAGTTTCTTGGCTATCTGAAGCAAGTGCTCGCCGGCGTCCAGCCGCGACAGGCGTATTACCCTGGCGCCGAGGAGCGGTATCGCAAGTTCGCCAACGGCGAGCCGCAAGGCTGCTCGGCGGGCGCATTGCCGTGGAAGTTCGTGGCCGACGTGAACCCCGAGCGCGATCCGTTGTACTTTGAGGAAGAGTCGTTTGTCAGCGTCTTTGCCGAGACCGCGATCGAGGCTGACGACTCGTTGCGGTTTTTGTCGCGCGCCACCGACTTTGCCAATAATCGTCTTTGGGGCACGCTGGGCGCTGCGGTCATGCTGCCGCCGCGCTTGCGCAAGGAACCCGGTTTTGAAGCCGCATACCAAAAGATGCTCGCCGACCTGCGCTACGGCACGATTGGCGTGAATCATTGGCCAGCACTTTCTTACGCCATGATGAGCACTCCTTGGGGGGGATACCCTGGGGGCACGCTGCAAGACCCGCAGAGCGGCATTGGCTGGGTGCACAACACATACATGCTCGAGCGCGCCGAAAAGAGCGTACTCGAAGGTCCGCTCACCATGTTCCCCAAGCCGATCTGGTTCCCAAGCAATCGGGGCGCCGAGGGGACGGTGCGCAAGGTTCTCGATCTGTATCGCAATCCCTCGATCTGGAAGTTACCAGGCCTGATGCTGGCCGCCATTCGAACCTAG
- a CDS encoding LptF/LptG family permease gives MRVLTRYVLAELAKIFLLALSVMTIFMIVVGVVAEASRQGLGPAQIARLLPYILPNALLFTIPGTILFAVSSVYGRMSSSNEIVAIKSAGISPMVVLWPALFFAVLLSLLTVWLNDVAVSWGTEGMQRVVIEAVEEIAYSKLKTQRSYGTKDFLIHVKDVQGRRLVKPTVVFEPKDDKPGFTIMAEWAEMSSDFERQELKIALHDFTVHGDSSFNLVEPGTQEIAIPLAKASRADQRPMMPARMSLRVLPGRQREHEARLDAYRDQLAFHGAVALATGDFAALASDEWTKRNLKLGWDTNDLHRFETEPQRRWANGFSCLAFVLVGAATSIKRRNSDFLTSFFMVFAPTLAIYYPLLMFGLDGAKNGTLPPWSVWSGNVFMGLWGLKQIGWVLRY, from the coding sequence ATGCGCGTGCTCACTCGATATGTACTGGCGGAGCTGGCCAAGATCTTCTTGCTGGCGCTAAGCGTGATGACGATCTTCATGATCGTTGTCGGCGTCGTGGCCGAGGCCAGTCGGCAGGGTCTTGGACCGGCGCAAATCGCCCGGCTGCTGCCGTACATTCTGCCAAACGCGCTGTTGTTCACCATTCCGGGCACAATCCTCTTCGCCGTGTCGAGCGTTTACGGGCGCATGAGCTCGTCGAACGAGATCGTCGCCATCAAAAGCGCCGGCATCAGCCCGATGGTGGTGTTGTGGCCGGCCCTGTTCTTCGCCGTGCTGCTCAGTCTGCTCACGGTCTGGCTCAACGACGTCGCCGTGTCGTGGGGTACGGAGGGAATGCAGCGGGTGGTGATCGAAGCGGTCGAAGAAATCGCCTACAGCAAGCTGAAAACGCAGCGATCCTACGGCACCAAAGACTTTCTGATTCACGTCAAGGATGTGCAAGGACGCCGGCTGGTGAAGCCCACCGTGGTGTTCGAGCCCAAAGACGACAAGCCGGGGTTCACAATCATGGCCGAATGGGCCGAGATGAGCTCCGATTTTGAGCGGCAAGAACTGAAGATCGCGCTACACGATTTCACGGTCCACGGCGATTCGTCTTTCAACCTGGTGGAGCCTGGCACGCAAGAGATCGCCATTCCGCTAGCCAAGGCGAGCCGCGCCGATCAGCGGCCGATGATGCCGGCCCGCATGTCGCTGCGCGTGCTGCCAGGTCGGCAGCGCGAGCACGAAGCTCGACTCGACGCCTATCGCGACCAATTGGCGTTTCACGGCGCGGTCGCGCTCGCGACAGGAGATTTTGCCGCTTTGGCCAGTGACGAGTGGACCAAGCGCAACCTAAAACTGGGCTGGGACACCAACGACCTGCACCGCTTCGAAACCGAGCCCCAGCGCCGCTGGGCCAATGGTTTTAGTTGCCTCGCGTTCGTACTGGTCGGCGCCGCCACCTCCATCAAACGCCGCAACTCCGATTTTCTCACCAGCTTCTTCATGGTCTTCGCCCCTACGCTCGCCATCTATTATCCGCTGCTCATGTTCGGCCTGGATGGCGCCAAGAACGGCACGCTGCCTCCCTGGTCGGTCTGGTCGGGCAATGTGTTCATGGGACTCTGGGGACTCAAGCAGATCGGGTGGGTGCTGCGCTACTGA
- a CDS encoding sugar phosphate isomerase/epimerase, producing MSRLSVNEMTTYRWSFEEDVEHYRRAGMGAIGVWRQKLSDYGEERGAELLAESGLAVSNLLWAGGFTGNEGHSFEDSVADAIDAVRLCRAVGSDCLVVYTGARAGHTHNHARRIIDDALKAILPVAEEHEVTLAFEPMHPHYAAGWTYWTDFYAALDRVANQDHRLLRLVFDTYHFGTLPGIAARIREIAPWVAVVHLGDGRYSKGPDQDRTRLGDGEVPLRDLVHAFEAAGYSGYYDLELMGQDIEACCYHKLLDHSKRVFEQITSTAEV from the coding sequence ATGAGTCGACTTTCGGTGAACGAAATGACCACCTACCGGTGGTCGTTTGAAGAAGACGTGGAGCACTATCGTCGGGCCGGCATGGGGGCCATCGGCGTCTGGCGACAGAAACTATCGGATTATGGCGAAGAGCGCGGCGCCGAATTGTTGGCCGAGAGCGGCCTGGCGGTGTCGAACCTGCTCTGGGCGGGGGGCTTTACCGGCAACGAAGGGCACTCTTTTGAAGACAGCGTCGCGGACGCGATCGACGCCGTACGGTTGTGCCGCGCTGTGGGATCGGATTGCCTGGTGGTCTACACCGGAGCGCGGGCCGGACATACGCACAATCATGCCCGACGAATCATCGACGACGCGCTCAAGGCGATTTTGCCGGTCGCGGAAGAACACGAAGTGACGCTGGCGTTCGAGCCGATGCACCCGCACTATGCGGCGGGCTGGACCTATTGGACCGATTTCTACGCCGCCCTTGATCGAGTCGCCAACCAGGATCATCGCCTATTGCGGTTGGTGTTCGACACCTATCACTTTGGCACGCTGCCGGGCATTGCAGCGCGCATTCGCGAAATTGCGCCTTGGGTCGCCGTGGTGCATCTGGGAGATGGACGTTACAGCAAAGGTCCAGACCAGGATCGCACTCGCTTGGGCGATGGCGAGGTGCCGCTGCGCGACCTGGTACATGCTTTTGAAGCGGCGGGCTACAGCGGCTACTACGATTTGGAGCTGATGGGCCAGGATATTGAGGCGTGTTGTTACCACAAGCTGCTGGACCACTCGAAGCGGGTATTTGAGCAAATCACCAGCACCGCGGAGGTGTAG